A window from Moritella yayanosii encodes these proteins:
- a CDS encoding TusE/DsrC/DsvC family sulfur relay protein, which produces MLIINEQEISTDKQGYLLNSSDWSEALAPLLAEQESISLSPAHWEVVHFVRNFYLEYNTSPAIRALVKAMAKKLGADKGNSIYLYKLFPKGPAKQATKIAGLPKPAKCL; this is translated from the coding sequence ATGTTAATTATCAACGAACAAGAGATCTCCACCGACAAACAAGGTTATTTACTTAACTCGAGTGATTGGAGCGAAGCACTTGCGCCGCTGCTTGCAGAACAAGAAAGTATCAGCTTAAGCCCTGCACATTGGGAAGTTGTTCACTTCGTGCGTAACTTTTATCTCGAATACAATACTTCACCCGCTATTCGCGCATTAGTTAAAGCGATGGCGAAGAAACTCGGTGCTGATAAAGGCAATAGTATCTATTTATATAAACTGTTTCCTAAAGGCCCAGCGAAACAAGCAACCAAAATTGCAGGCTTACCTAAACCAGCA